Proteins encoded together in one Cicer arietinum cultivar CDC Frontier isolate Library 1 chromosome 4, Cicar.CDCFrontier_v2.0, whole genome shotgun sequence window:
- the LOC101489296 gene encoding monodehydroascorbate reductase (NADH) (The RefSeq protein has 1 substitution compared to this genomic sequence), whose product MAQSFKYIIVGGGVSAGYAAREFVNQGVKPGELAIISEEAVAPYERPALSKAYLFPESPARLPGFHTCVGSGGERLLPEWYNEKGIQLLLNTEIVKADLAGKLLTSAKGENFNYQTLVIATGSTVIRLTDFGVEGADAKNIFYLREVDDADKLYESIKAKKNGKAVVVGGGYIGLEISAVLKLNDVDVTMVYPEPWCMPRLFTSEIAAFYEGYYANKGVNIVKGTVAVGFTTNSDGEVKEVKLKDGRVLEADIVVVGVGGRPQISLFKGQVEEEKGGIKTDPFFKTNVPDVYAVGDVATFPLKLYNEVRRVEHVDHARKSAEQAVKAIIAAETGKTIEEYDYLPYFYSRSFDLSWQFYGDNVGDTVLFGDNNPASSKPKFGTYWIKDGKLIGAFLEGGTPDENKAIAKVARVLPAVEDVSQLAKEGLSFASKI is encoded by the exons ATGGCTCAGTCATTCAAGTACATCATCGTTGGAGGAGGAGTTTCAGCT GGTTATGCAGCTAGGGAGTTTGTGAACCAAGGAGTTAAACCAGGGGAGCTGGCAATCATATCCAAAGAAGCG GTTGCACCTTATGAACGTCCTGCTCTAAGCAAGGCTTACCTTTTTCCAGAGT CTCCTGCTAGACTTCCTGGCTTCCATACCTGTGTTGGAAGTGGAGGAGAAAGATTGCTTCCAGAGTGGTACAATGAGAAAG GGATACAGTTGCTTCTTAATACAGAAATTGTAAAAGCAGACCTTGCTGGAAAATTGCTGACAAGTGCAAAAGGAGAAAACTTCAACTACCAGACTTTGGTCATCGCCACCGGCTCAACT GTTATAAGGTTGACAGATTTCGGTGTAGAAGGAGCtgatgccaaaaatatattttatttgagggAAGTTGATGATGCTGACAAATTGTATGAGTCAATCAAAGCAAAGAAGAATGGAAAAGCTGTGGTTGTTGGGGGAGGATACATTGGTCTGGAGATCAGTGCAGTTTTGAAACTCAATGATGTTGATGTTACCATGGTCTACCCAGAACCTTGGTGTA TGCCTAGACTTTTTACTTCTGAAATAGCTGCGTTCTATGAGGGATATTATGCAAATAAGGGTGTCAACATCGTTAAAGGAACCGTTGCTGTTGGATTCACTACTAACTCCGATGGAGAG GTAAAAGAAGTCAAACTAAAGGATGGTAGGGTACTGGAAGCagatattgttgttgttggtgttgGAGGTAGGCCTCAAATATCCTTATTCAAAGGGCAGGTTGAAGAGGAGAAGGGTGGAATCAAG ACTGATCCCTTCTTCAAAACAAATGTTCCTGATGTATATGCTGTTGGTGATGTTGCTACATTCCCTTTGAAATTGTACAATGAGGTTAGAAGAGTTGAACATGTTGATCATGCTCGCAAATCAGCTGAGCAAGCTGTTAAG GCCATCATTGCAGCAGAAACAGGAAAAACAATTGAGGAGTATGATTACCTTCCATACTTCTATTCCCGTTCGTTCGATCTGTCTTGGCAATTTTATGGCGACAATGTTGGTGACACAGTGCTATTTGGAGACAACAATCCTGCATCATCAAAGCCCAAGTTTGGGACATATTGGATTAAAGATGGGAAACTTATCGGGGCCTTTTTGGAGGGTGGAACTCCTGATGAGAACAAGGCTATTGCCAAAGTTGCAAGGGTTTTGCCTGCAGTGGAGGATGTGAGTCAACTTGCAAAGGAAGGCCTTTCTTTTGCCAGTAAAATTTAG
- the LOC101489622 gene encoding large ribosomal subunit protein P2B-like, translated as MKVVAAYLLAVIGGNNSPSAKTIKDILGSVGSEAEDERIESFLSEVSGKDIAEIIAAGKEKLASVPSGGGAVAVSAAPASGGGAAPAAAEAKKEEKVEEKEESDDDMGFSLFD; from the exons ATGAAGGTTGTAGCTGCATATTTGCTTGCTGTGATTGGAGGCAACAACAGCCCCTCCGCAAAAACCATCAAGGACATTCTTGGTTCCG TTGGATCAGAAGCCGAAGATGAAAGGATTGAATCGTTTTTGTCTGAAGTTAGTGGCAAAGATATAGCTGAGATTATTGCTGCTGGTAAGGAAAAGTTGGCATCAGTGCCCTCTGGTGGTGGTGCTGTTGCTGTTTCCGCTGCACCTGCGAGTGGTGGTGGGGCTGCTCCAGCAGCTGCTGAGGCAAAGAAGGAGGAGAAGGTGGAGGAGAAAGAAGAATCAGATGAT GATATGGGTTTCAGTCTTTTTGATTAA